The nucleotide window CCACTTTTGCGGTAAGCGCAAGGGTGTCAGGAACCGTTTCCCGGTTTTCACTCAGTTCCTGACACCTTGTTCCACTAGAACCTATCTCACAATGGGTGTTCCGGTCAGAACTGGTCATGCCCGCGAAAGCGGGCATCCAGAATGACCTGAAAAGACTGGATTCCCGCCTGCGCGGGAATGACGACCACAGATCCCATCCCATCATGAATGGAATTTGAGATAGGTTCTATTCAGTCCCGCTTCTACCTGAATCCTTTTAGATTCACCGAGAATACTTTTAGGTTCCATGAACTTGTAAACAAGTCAATCTCTCCTCCCCTTCCCGGGCGACGCTCACTTCAATAGATTCACTCATATCCGGTCCATTTGGCCAGGTTGCGCGCCTTCTGAACCATCGTCCCTTCACGAGCCATCATCTTTACGTCCAAGGCCTGCGCATTGCATTTTCCTCAATTCACAGATCTGATCACGATGGGTTTCGGCGGAGAGTTCGGACAACCAGCTACCTCAGACGAGGTTTGAGGCAGCGATGGTTCATTTCAGAAATGTTGAGTTCAGGATGGACGTTCCGACAATGGCAACACGAGTGAGTTTCCAACAACTGGCTAAGCAGACGCGCCAGAGCCGTTCGACCCTATTCCCAAGGGGGATTGCGGCATTTTCACTAGCGCGCATTATTCAGGACGGTTCGTCGCGAAATGAGGATCTCGGGGACTGACACCCTTCCCCGCGTCTGCCTGCCCGCCGCATGGCTTCGGCAGGCGGGCGCGTGGCGTCTGTCCCCGTCCGAACCGGGACTGGCACCCGCTTTCGCTAGGCTACGGCGGGAGCCAGTCCCCAACCCTAGCAGGCTGTCGAAAGACTGTTTTGACCTCGAAAACACAGGCCGGGCAGGATCGCTATCGCAAGTCGGAAGCGCTCCCAGGATGTTCAAAAAGGCCTTCCGGCAAGGCCGCAGCGAGCGAAGTGGCGAATCGTACTCTCTGCCGTACGTTGAGCCTCTGAGCGACGCGAGAACACAGCCGGAGGGCTTTTTCAACATCCTGCTGGCCGAGCTCATGCAAGGCGGGGAATTCTTGATGACCACCATGCAAGATGGCAAACGGCCGCTGGCACTTTCGCGCTTCTTAAGAACGACTGCCCCACTCTGTGTCGCCCTTATCCCATCATGCAGTAACTCCGCGATATCGTCCTACGATCACCTGCCGACAGGCTGTGGATCATGACGGGACGAGCGGCCGGACAGACGGGACAACCTGGCCGATCTCTGCAGCCGGTCATCGGATGGGGAAGCCTCATGGGATCATTGTTGGTTGCCTCGATCTCTCATGCTCAGATCGCTCCGCCGATCTTCGATCCGAGCGGCCGGTCCGGCGAACCCCCGGCGCCGTTGAAGAAAGAATTCGAGCGTCCTGAGCCCCCTCGTCCTCCCAGTCCGGTCCTGCCACCTCCGCCGCTGCCGCCGGAGGAACCGGCCGAGCAGCGGTTGGGACAGATCAAGGTGTTCGTCAAAGACATCAGAGTGGTCGGGAGCACGGTTTTTACCGAGGCTCAGCTCGACGAAGTAACGGCGCCGTTCGAAAACCGCACGTTGACGACCGAAGCTCTCGAGCGGTTGCGTCTGGCTCTGACGGTCAAGTACATCAACGCCGGCTATATCACATCCGGCGCAATCATTCCCGACCAGGATGTCAAAGACGGGATCATTTCCGTGCAGGTCATCGAGGGCAAGCTGACTCGCATCGACGTGAGCGGCAACCGATTTTTCGCCGATTCCTACTTGCGCAATCGAGTCGAGAAGGGTGTCCGCACACCGGTCAGCATGGAACCGCTGCAGGAACAGTTGCAGCTCTTGCAGCAGGACCGGCGCATCGAGCGCATCAATGCGGAGCTGCGTCCGGGAGACGCGCCGGGAGAGAGCCGGCTGAATCTCAAAGTGACGGACCGCAATCCGTTCCATGCCTACATCGAAGGGAACAATTACCAGGTGCCCTTGGTGGGAGAGTTCCGCGGCTTGGGCACGGTGGTGTACGACAATGTGACCGGGCACGGCGACCCCTTCAGCTTGACGTTCGGCGGGTCTGCCGGGGCCTTTCCCATCATCGATACCTCCTACGCGATTCCGTTGAACCGCTATGACACGACCTTTTCGCCCTACTACCGGCGCACCGATTACACTCTGATCGAGCAACCGTTCAAGCCGTTGGATATTAAGACCAATACCGAAATCATCGGCCTGAGTCTTCGCCAACCAATCTACCGCACGGTGACGGACGAGGTGGCGTTGTCGATCATCGGCGAGCATCTCTTTACCCAGAGCTTCATTTTCTCCGACATCCCGTTCGATCTGTTCCCGGGATTTCAGAACGGCGCGGCCACTGTGTCCGCTCTGCGGTTCGCTCAAGACTGGACTCACCGCACGCCGGACACGGTGGTGGCGGCGCGCTCCCGCTTCAGCGTCGGCCTCAACGTCTTGGGCGCCACCATCAACGCGGACAAGAACCTGCCGGACGGCCAGTTTTTCTCCTGGCTGGGCCAGATGCAGGGCATCAAACAGTTCGGAGACAAGCTGTTCGGCATGCAGCTTCTCGGCCGCATGGACCTGCAGTTGTCGAATTCCCCCCTGTTTCCGCTTGAGCAGGTCTCGGTCGGCGGGCGCTACAGCGTGCGAGGCTATCGGGAGGTGACGCTGCTGAGAGACAACGCCTTCATCGCGTCGGTCGAGTCACGTTTTCCGCTCTGGCGTCGGGCCAGCGGCGAACCGATCTTCCAACTCGCGCCGTTCGCCGACGTGGGAA belongs to Nitrospira sp. and includes:
- a CDS encoding ShlB/FhaC/HecB family hemolysin secretion/activation protein; translated protein: MTGRAAGQTGQPGRSLQPVIGWGSLMGSLLVASISHAQIAPPIFDPSGRSGEPPAPLKKEFERPEPPRPPSPVLPPPPLPPEEPAEQRLGQIKVFVKDIRVVGSTVFTEAQLDEVTAPFENRTLTTEALERLRLALTVKYINAGYITSGAIIPDQDVKDGIISVQVIEGKLTRIDVSGNRFFADSYLRNRVEKGVRTPVSMEPLQEQLQLLQQDRRIERINAELRPGDAPGESRLNLKVTDRNPFHAYIEGNNYQVPLVGEFRGLGTVVYDNVTGHGDPFSLTFGGSAGAFPIIDTSYAIPLNRYDTTFSPYYRRTDYTLIEQPFKPLDIKTNTEIIGLSLRQPIYRTVTDEVALSIIGEHLFTQSFIFSDIPFDLFPGFQNGAATVSALRFAQDWTHRTPDTVVAARSRFSVGLNVLGATINADKNLPDGQFFSWLGQMQGIKQFGDKLFGMQLLGRMDLQLSNSPLFPLEQVSVGGRYSVRGYREVTLLRDNAFIASVESRFPLWRRASGEPIFQLAPFADVGNGWSLGANKTTSEAIGNPNTLASVGAGLRWSILPHDRANYEVYWGYKLVRDPPNRVGNTLQDYGVHMGLVINLF